TAATGTTGCAGTGTTTAGAATTATTCTATTACTTTTTTACCTAGATACCAGAAAAAAATGCAATTCAGCCACATCAAACCCTTACCAATTGTCCAGAAAATTCACTCAAAATCTGAACATTCTGCATCAAACTGTCTTCCCTTGGCATCCAAGAACAAGGAGTCACAATCCTTAAATGTAATCCAACCTGCATTCATTTTAAAGGTGAGGAGTTTCTCAAGCAGATGCAAAAAGACAAAAAGACCCTTAGAGGCCTTGCTAACGGCATGTTCAACTACTCTTTCAAACCAATTATCTGACTGCCTTTCTGTTCACTTGCCAGAAAATCAATATATGTTCCACATATATATACAAAAGGGAAAAAGTATACATCAATCTTTGTACAACTCATAAAGAGATCAGTGGTGTGTATCCTTGCATTGAGAGGAATAGAGATTTTATTGAAAACCTTTACTTACAAGAGATCTTCAATATCTCCAACCCTCAAACCTTTAAATTCTATGATCTGCTGCTCCTCCTGTCCCACCTTTGAGGTTGAAACTTAGGGAAGGGGCAAAAATTCCCCAACAAAAACGAACAATTAACCACTACCATCATAGTAGTCAAGAAAATCATTTGGCTGAGACTGCAAACTAGTTATACTTCCTTGACCCCAGCCTTTCTGCACACGCTTAAGAGTTTTCAGTGCAATTCCGCTGCCACCATCCCTGTCATATAATAGAAAGATCATTAGTGAAGATGGAAGAATATGCAGCATAAGTAAATTATGGATAGCACTCATGAAAAAGCCATAGACATTATAGAACCTGTGACAATCAAAGTTTCAATGCTAAATTAGTAAGATCCATTAGCTTGATAGAAGTACAATGTTTGAGATGACTAATTGGTGATAATTTTAAATGTCACATGATATAGCGACTCTTTCAAATTGGTGATAAAACATCTGTATGTTTGTGAGTTCTTCAACCAAATGGAGTTGGAAACCATCTCACTGATAAGGTTGAGAATGAGAACCCACAAAATCCATCACGTTATGTTGTCCAACTCAtccaaaaacaattttcacTCCTACTATCAAATTAAGAACCTTGTTTTCCAAATATGAACagaatccaaaaaaaaaaggaataattGATGATCTTCATCACCCATATGGTCATACCTGTTAACTATGTCCTTCCAGTCACTGCCTCCATCATTATGTAGTTTTCCAGGAATGACTCTGTTTCTGTTTTGACAAGTCCTATCGACAGGTCTATCTTCTAATGCCAATTCCATCATcctctttgctagttcatccgCTTTCTGTTTTTGTCCTCTTTTATTTAAGCCATCAATCACTGGCATGAATGATGCATGGTCGACGCCATATCCCTTATCAATCAATTTATGAAGAAGGCTACTAGCATCTGCTAACCTTTCATCCTGGCAAAGTCTTTCAATAAAATCTTTATACATGAAATTCTTCAATGTCAGATATCTATCTAACGAAGCTTCAAATAGCTCCTTTGCTTCAGAGAGTTGTCCTCCACCAAGTAATTCATTGAACAACGAACTGTACAAGGCTTCTTTGTGGCCACATATACTCAAAGCTACCTCAAATAATTCACAAGCTACTTTAAAATCACTAGACTTGCAGAGGGCTTTAATCAATATTTTGAAGGAAGATATATTAGGAGATATGCCCTTATCCAACATTTCATGTAAAAGAGTAAAGGCATCATTTGCTTTTCCTCCTTCGCAGAGGCAActgattatattattataagtgAAAATATCTGGATTTATCCCTTTTTCTTTCATCTCATCCATCAATccatatatttcaaatatttgcTTTTTACTTCCTAAACCTAGGATCAATGCATTATAAGTTTGAAGAGTCTTGCTACAACCATTTCTCTCCATATCCTTCAAGACACGGAAGGCCGATGATATCTTCCCTTGTTTAGAGAAACTCCATATGAATGTATCATAAGTTACCGAATCAGGGTGCAAGTTTTTTGCCAACATCTCAATAAACTTCTTTTTCGCTTCCTCTAGCCTCCCAGCTTTGCAAAGTCCATTAATTAAAGTTGTGTACGTGATTCCATCAGGCAAGCAGTTTGATACATTACTGATTGAATTAATAAGAGTGGCAAAAGTGTTTCCTTTATCAAGGGATGTTGGTCCATTAGTCCACATCTCACTTACAATTTCCATTGCCTTGTCCAATTCTCCATTTCTAGAGAGACCATTGACCACAATATTGCATGTTACAGTATCCGGTTGATAGCATTTTTCATTCATCTTTTGCAGCATTTCCTCTGCCTCTAGCGTTCTCCCTTCTTTCCACAGGCTATGCAGCAACGTGTTGCAAGTATAAGTATTAGGCTGACAACCATTCCTTATCATTTCATGAAGAACATGTTTAGCTTCAGAAACCTTCCCTTTAATGCAGTATCCATGCAGGAGTGTACTATAAGTAACCGTATCTGGGAAAACCCCATTGCTTTTCATCACATGCATCAACCCTCTTGCATCTGACAGCATATGGTTCCTGCATAACCCATCCACCATAATGTTATACGTGTAAGCATTCGGTTCAATGCCTTTGGCCGTCATTTCATCAAGAACTAACCGAGCCTCCAATAGCTCCCCATTCCTGAGCAAACCCAACAACCATATGTTATAACTTTTCAGAGAGACGAAATTCCCAGCTTTCTTCATGGTGTCAACCAAACCCCGTGCATCCTCTATCATCCCATGCTTACAGAACCCCTTAAGCATCAAGTTATAAGTTACAACATTGGGTCTAGGAAGCCCCAATGCCTCGTCCATCTGCATATCTCTGAAAATCCTCGATGCCTCATGAACCTTCCCAGCTTTACAAAGCGCCGAAATCCTCGAATTAAAAGTAACAACATCAGGCAACACCCCTAGCTCGCTCATCCTCTCAACAAGTTTCTCAGCTTCATCATTTAGCTCATCTCTACAAAATGCTGAAACAAGAGTATTGTACACAACCCTATTAGCAATACGACACGAATTGTTACTGTTATTGTCATTGTTATTGCTATAACTATTGTTAACAAGCTCCAAGGCTTGTCTGACGCGGCCAGCGCGGCACAAGCCACGAACCAGAATCCCGAGAGTGAACTCGTTGGGGTGACATCCTTTTTGGGACATTTTGTCGAACAGTTGGAGGGCGTGATCGAAGGCGCGAGAGTCGCAGAGAGACCGGATGAGGAGGTTAAAGGTGTAGGTCTGAGGGGTGAAACCTGCGGCGATCATGTCTGTGTAGAGCCACGTGACGAGGTTGGGGCGGTTGTGTTGGATGGTGGAGCGGAGGAGGAGGTTGTAGAAGGGGAGGGAGGGAGGGGATGAGGGGAATTGGGCTCTGAGGGATTTGAAGTGGGAGAGGGCCTCGTCGATGTGGCCCCATTGGGCGAGGACTCGGACCATGGAAACTATGGAAGGGTGCGCAATGTGGTATGGCTGAGAGGCTAGGAGAAGTTTGTGGAGGCCGTGGAGTTCAAGGTGCATGTTGGCGCCTGCGAGGATGCGTGTTGTGACGGTGACAAGGTGCTGCGTCTGATTGGTGACGGAAGAGGCAGAGGAAGGGGAAGAGAGAACGCGCTTCACCAATTGCCACGCCAATTTTGGATTCTTGCTGTTCTTAAGAACACCTTCTATCACCTTCCTCCTTTGCTCCATCCGattatttgtttgctttttcAGAAACAGGGTCGCAGTTTTATACTAGTTATAGTTTCGAAGGAGAGGAAAATTTTGGCCTTTTAATATTCAACTTGGCTCCACTTTATTTAAGTGTTCATGAGTAGAGTTCTCACCTCTTACTGGAAATTTTCCTTATGGTTTCGAAATTTTTATGGCATATGTTTTACTCCATGTGATAtataaaactagaaaaaaatatatgcatgcataaaaaaaaagtgatatgTGTATATTGAAAGAGAGAATATGGAAAAAGATAAAATGCATAAAACTGAATTTCTAATCGAATGCAAGATGAGAAACAGCTTATTAGTTATATTATATAACTAAGAGGAAAAAACGAAATATTTGTATTCTAAGACAAAACAGAAAACTAAAACCTAACAACCTCATTTCAAGCTATATTGTATATGTCCATTGTTCCGATCTTGGAAATAATGGTGTTGAAACTTCCATTTTGAAGAGGTTTGATGAGGATATTAGTAGTTTGATAAGCAAATGTAACGAAAGCAAATGGAATAATTTGATGTGAGAATCTATTTGAATGTATGTGAAAGTTATATGTCTTGCAAATTGGTTGTTTAACAAAgtgtattttaattattaaatcatcTAATAGATGTTTCAACGCACATGATGGTTGCAAGATTATGATACTCCACTTCGGATGATGAGTGATGTTTACCAAGACATTTGTATATGCACAATTAAAAATGTAATGATAATAGTCCTTTAGAAAAACGGGTGTTCTTTTGTTCTTGAGTGTATTCATTGACAAtgtctttattattaatttgtacAAACAAACAATTCAACAACTATCTTTTTGTTGGTTACTTACGgtaacaaaaacacaattttttatataaggaaacacatcttcatagAACTTAATatctttagaaaaaatatttctctAATCTTAGTATTAAGAACAATATACGTCTTTGTGTCTTTCGTGTTAATAGGAATTACAAGAAAGATTTTAGAATATAGTAATTGATTGTTATTTAAGAATATCATTGAAATACGTTTAGTTAATATATAAAAACGATTTTTATATAAGAATCAATTTTAATACtcgttattattttatattataaattataaagatGTAAAGTAACTcggttttaattttatttcccaATTAATTTAACcatttgagaagaaaaaaaagttaacaaGTGAGttcaaaacttcaaaaaaaGGGTACCATTAGTAGTAGTCTTTCTCTTAGAAGAGATAAGAGTTGGGAAGAAAGCGAAGATTCTTTGGAAGACTTTCAAAAGTGATAGGCTTCAAGTAGGCTTAGAAATAACATTATATTCTTCTGCATATTTAAAAGAAGACAAAGTTATTTCAACTTTCTCAATCCGTGTGTTTGAATaggaaaaaaaacacattttccaGATATTTGTTTTCGTCCAATTATATCTTCCTTTCCACACTAAAACCCTctgaaaattaaataatgatGTCATAAGCCtctcaaaaagaaaaataagaaaataattcaaattatttttttataacttaatcttgcaaaaaaatttcaatatgattttttaaaagtttatacaAAAATGAGTTTAAATTTATGAGAAATCAAATGTAAATGCCTCCTAGAGAGTAATTTGCTCAAAGTAGAAGGGAAAATTTGATTCAAACGTAAATGTTATCTCGTGAAGGCTAGCGCAagattatttcatttttattttgtgaagTTTGAGTCCTGAATTATTTCCAGTAAACATATTTTTGGTTTATGggaaaagaaaatttgaaatgcGTTTGAAATAGTAGTAGACAATGTTAAAAAGATTCAAATGTCAATGTTATGTAGCGGATCAAAGCATACGATTGTTTGAACTTAGTCTTAAACGTATAATTGTCTAAAGAAAAGTTTATTGTCCTTCTTAGTCTTATCTTATCCGAGCCGAATAAGATTATCCACTACAAAGTACCTAAAATCCATATGAAATAAAGTATTCAAATGTAATCACGTTGACAAGTTATACTGAGAGAGATTTAAAAAGGAAGATGCTCCTACCAGAATACAATAATCTGCAAGTGTAGGCATCATAGTACATCAAAACACAAATCAatgcaatatatatatacacacacacaactTGCATGCAGATGGTCTTGCTATGATCTCTCCATACGAGAGCCATCAAACCAGAAGACTTCTTTATTGATCAGGAATCAAGGCACTTTTTCTGAGTCTCAAAAGatattttggtttataaattatatatatacaaggACTAAAGATCAAGAAGCTAGTTTCAAAAGGAAGGGAGGCAAAATGAGAAGGAAAACTGCTTTGTACTTTTGTAGATTGAAAAGAGTCTAAACAAAACTgaatagaaaaggaaaatataatGTAATATAAACACTTCTATCT
The sequence above is a segment of the Phaseolus vulgaris cultivar G19833 chromosome 2, P. vulgaris v2.0, whole genome shotgun sequence genome. Coding sequences within it:
- the LOC137811957 gene encoding pentatricopeptide repeat-containing protein At2g17140, coding for MEQRRKVIEGVLKNSKNPKLAWQLVKRVLSSPSSASSVTNQTQHLVTVTTRILAGANMHLELHGLHKLLLASQPYHIAHPSIVSMVRVLAQWGHIDEALSHFKSLRAQFPSSPPSLPFYNLLLRSTIQHNRPNLVTWLYTDMIAAGFTPQTYTFNLLIRSLCDSRAFDHALQLFDKMSQKGCHPNEFTLGILVRGLCRAGRVRQALELVNNSYSNNNDNNSNNSCRIANRVVYNTLVSAFCRDELNDEAEKLVERMSELGVLPDVVTFNSRISALCKAGKVHEASRIFRDMQMDEALGLPRPNVVTYNLMLKGFCKHGMIEDARGLVDTMKKAGNFVSLKSYNIWLLGLLRNGELLEARLVLDEMTAKGIEPNAYTYNIMVDGLCRNHMLSDARGLMHVMKSNGVFPDTVTYSTLLHGYCIKGKVSEAKHVLHEMIRNGCQPNTYTCNTLLHSLWKEGRTLEAEEMLQKMNEKCYQPDTVTCNIVVNGLSRNGELDKAMEIVSEMWTNGPTSLDKGNTFATLINSISNVSNCLPDGITYTTLINGLCKAGRLEEAKKKFIEMLAKNLHPDSVTYDTFIWSFSKQGKISSAFRVLKDMERNGCSKTLQTYNALILGLGSKKQIFEIYGLMDEMKEKGINPDIFTYNNIISCLCEGGKANDAFTLLHEMLDKGISPNISSFKILIKALCKSSDFKVACELFEVALSICGHKEALYSSLFNELLGGGQLSEAKELFEASLDRYLTLKNFMYKDFIERLCQDERLADASSLLHKLIDKGYGVDHASFMPVIDGLNKRGQKQKADELAKRMMELALEDRPVDRTCQNRNRVIPGKLHNDGGSDWKDIVNRDGGSGIALKTLKRVQKGWGQGSITSLQSQPNDFLDYYDGSG